In the genome of Euleptes europaea isolate rEulEur1 chromosome 7, rEulEur1.hap1, whole genome shotgun sequence, one region contains:
- the INTS5 gene encoding integrator complex subunit 5 translates to MSALCDPAGVVGPTGSAPSPKPAAPPPSLSSQELAQEIKAFLSGVDPVHGNKLTIKEHARCAILLLRSLPPARSAVLDHLRGVFDEYVCTYLLELENSEGRPSCVRSQGPNLDDVVQEILAVLSEFIRMNPKAWAALVSAWSIDLMGQLSSKYAGRHGVPHASSLNELLQLWMSCKATRTLMEIYTQCLSSMISTCPDACVDALLDTSVQHSPHFDWVVAHIGSSFPNTIINRVLSCGLKDFCMHGTASADLLLFPSTTAADKRVPKIASVVGILGHLASRHSESIKQELLRMFHGSLGPARDQQQKATVPFLLQLAVMSPTLLGTISAELVDSLKPGVLNQLHQHFASLPREDLENMVSIVVHLICQTSGGAYRTLQFLINTAMPASVITIPGLAVHDNVREACDRVIQLLLLNLQKLVYNRGLASLAEAPPRPVPFLDELKGHVQELCVETLRLERKRFLWQHQLLVLLSVYCTPSCGSEALFHLLTLAKSQEELSLATQLYTVLSSCMSNLLPATVKKCVCQIHAGSLSEQHTTQLFQNLALIMQWEDEGPASMGHQLGQVVSSYLSDFGQLLLHHNPEVAQAASLLLSVCPMPKAIHPAHLLFLIRSAVHHFFLVLRYKCPTGISYGSRLLCCLSGASPTAGKAILQYLVEGALHPGNAELFGGVAEPPAAGSSAGLEGAMVSLLDINRRFMTTMNFSGSIWSVFHVGVIGKGLKPPHTPYHREPEEIAHNVQTFLSLLLRCCGAGRCSSEPSQRTVAAISPEAAKTVAVVLVESVCPDVTNSELAWPPEEHTRNTVERDIQIGRCFHDNPLLFQLLNLVAAGRPALCYCSVLLRGLMATLMAHWEASRENDTVSSPWHLQASCALVACMGEGHLLPPVLSNMHEIFDQLAPFEVHLLLLSVWDYMRDNSPLPQKFTFDAGTGLFFRDFSRDTDVGKYLCVLHNVLHKNIDRLGLLSVRFQN, encoded by the coding sequence TTCCCAGGAGCTGGCCCAGGAGATCAAAGCCTTCCTTAGCGGCGTAGACCCCGTACATGGTAACAAGCTCACCATCAAGGAGCATGCCCGATGTGCCATTCTGCTGCTGCGCAGCCTCCCGCCTGCTCGCAGCGCTGTTCTGGACCACCTTCGGGGTGTCTTTGATGAGTATGTGTGCACCTACTTGCTGGAACTGGAAAACAGCGAAGGCAGGCCAAGTTGCGTCCGCTCCCAGGGTCCCAACCTGGACGACGTGGTCCAAGAGATCCTGGCTGTGCTGTCAGAGTTCATCCGCATGAACCCCAAGGCGTGGGCAGCCTTGGTCTCAGCCTGGTCTATCGACCTGATGGGGCAGCTGAGCAGCAAGTATGCCGGACGCCACGGCGTGCCCCACGCCAGCAGCCTCAATGAGTTGCTGCAGCTGTGGATGTCTTGCAAGGCAACGCGGACTCTGATGGAGATCTACACCCAGTGCCTCTCGTCTATGATCAGCACCTGTCCGGATGCTTGCGTGGATGCCCTCCTGGACACTTCTGTTCAACACTCGCCGCATTTCGACTGGGTAGTGGCTCACATTGGGTCATCTTTCCCCAACACAATAATCAATCGGGTGCTCTCCTGTGGCCTCAAAGATTTCTGCATGCACGGGACAGCCTCGGCCGACCTCCTTCTCTTCCCAAGCACCACCGCTGCTGACAAGAGGGTTCCCAAGATTGCCTCCGTGGTGGGCATCCTGGGCCACTTGGCCTCTCGCCATTCGGAGAGCATCAAGCAGGAGCTGCTGAGGATGTTCCACGGGAGCCTGGGCCCTGCACGGGACCAGCAGCAGAAGGCCACCGTGCCCTTCTTGCTGCAGCTGGCTGTCATGTCCCCCACTCTCCTGGGCACCATCTCGGCGGAACTCGTGGACTCCCTCAAGCCTGGCGTGCTCAACCAACTCCACCAACACTTTGCTTCGCTGCCTCGGGAGGATCTGGAGAACATGGTGAGCATTGTGGTCCACCTCATCTGCCAGACGTCAGGAGGTGCCTACCGTACCCTCCAGTTCCTCATCAACACAGCCATGCCGGCTTCTGTCATCACCATCCCAGGCTTGGCCGTCCACGACAATGTGCGAGAAGCTTGTGACCGCGTCATCCAGCTTCTGCTCCTCAACCTTCAGAAGCTGGTGTACAACCGAGGGTTGGCCAGCTTGGCGGAGGCTCCTCCCCGGCCTGTGCCTTTCCTGGACGAGCTGAAGGGCCACGTGCAAGAGCTTTGCGTGGAGACGCTGCGGCTGGAGAGGAAGCGCTTCCTGTGGCAGCACCAGCTGCTCGTCCTGCTGTCGGTGTACTGTACCCCGAGCTGCGGCAGCGAGGCCCTCTTCCACTTACTGACTCTGGCCAAGAGCCAGGAGGAACTGAGTCTAGCGACGCAACTCTACACTGTGCTCAGCTCTTGCATGAGCAACCTTTTACCTGCCACAGTCAAAAAATGTGTTTGCCAGATCCATGCTGGCAGCCTGTCTGAACAGCACACAACTCAGCTGTTCCAAAATCTGGCCTTGATCATGCAGTGGGAGGATGAGGGTCCTGCCTCCATGGGTCACCAGCTGGGCCAGGTGGTCTCGTCGTACCTCTCTGACTTTGGCCAGCTCCTGCTCCATCATAACCCCGAGGTCGCCCAGGCAGCTTCCTTGCTGCTTTCCGTTTGTCCCATGCCCAAAGCCATCCACCCGGCTCACCTGCTGTTCCTCATCCGCTCAGCCGTGCACCATTTTTTCCTGGTGTTGCGCTACAAGTGCCCCACAGGCATCAGCTATGGGAGCCGCCTCCTCTGTTGCCTGAGCGGGGCCTCGCCCACGGCTGGCAAAGCCATTCTCCAGTACTTGGTGGAGGGAGCCCTGCACCCGGGCAATGCTGAGCTCTTTGGCGGAGTGGCCGAGCCACCTGCCGCCGGGAGCAGTGCAGGCTTGGAAGGCGCCATGGTCTCACTGCTAGACATCAACAGGCGCTTTATGACCACCATGAACTTCTCGGGCAGCATATGGTCGGTGTTCCACGTTGGGGTGATCGGGAAGGGGTTGAAGCCGCCCCACACTCCCTACCATCGGGAACCAGAAGAGATCGCCCACAACGTTCAGACCTTCCTAAGCTTGCTGCTGCGGTGCTGTGGGGCGGGGAGGTGCAGCTCGGAGCCCTCACAGCGTACAGTGGCAGCCATCAGTCCCGAGGCAGCCAAGACGGTGGCAGTGGTCTTGGTGGAGAGCGTCTGCCCGGATGTCACCAACAGTGAGCTGGCGTGGCCTCCTGAAGAGCACACCCGCAACACCGTGGAGCGGGACATCCAGATAGGGCGGTGCTTCCACGACAACCCCCTGCTCTTCCAGCTTTTGAACTTGGTTGCGGCAGGGAGGCCTGCTTTGTGTTACTGCTCGGTCTTGCTCCGGGGCCTCATGGCAACACTCATGGCCCATTGGGAGGCCTCGCGGGAGAATGATACAGTCAGCTCTCCCTGGCACTTGCAGGCCTCCTGTGCCCTGGTGGCCTGCATGGGGGAAGGCCACCTCCTGCCCCCCGTTCTCAGCAACATGCACGAGATCTTTGACCAGCTGGCCCCTTTTGAGGTCCACCTCTTGCTCCTCAGCGTCTGGGACTACATGCGCGATAACAGCCCACTGCCCCAGAAGTTCACCTTCGATGCCGGAACAGGGCTGTTCTTTCGGGACTTTTCCAGAGACACTGATGTCGGCAAATACCTCTGTGTTTTACACAACGTCCTGCACAAGAACATTGACCGGCTGGGCCTGCTTTCTGTGCGATTCCAGAATTAG